One part of the Mya arenaria isolate MELC-2E11 chromosome 3, ASM2691426v1 genome encodes these proteins:
- the LOC128226993 gene encoding PH domain leucine-rich repeat protein phosphatase 1-like isoform X1, translated as MSKIVAFQTQRSKPKECRKSEFNDWDQIKRCSVDSIYKKVLHFRSAIYPVVLTRSRTNTPATVHRRRKRTESMMAADAMDGRSSALSSNNETPDNDNYFKEDFDFDGEEPEEPPLYPHLVHKPGTHCQEVYMKACNHLEISPSSAVYRSLTGERVSAQRQCLGPTGVKAVAISLAETLTVQALDLTENDIGVEGARYVGELIIENNFLRYLNLSNNNLGQEGIEVLADAIKTVDSIETLILAGNCIRGQRALCLKRIIEDTQHLKKLDLSSNDLGDMGGAIVGEALAGNDTLEELDLGWNQLRDISKIAESLAKNASLRLLILSGNGVHQTGSAAIARALERNGTLESLDVSQNRLDRGCLETLFAGLKKNTSLRKLSIGHNPIKQNEAKLVLDFLVENTASGLNAVDLEGVSVDNGFLVLLGRLHEDRKLEIVHGHLRGAEIGVPDVNEGMLLQATDFFVWKELENIIGIDLEAFINGVSSDIGRALDSHQVALCLQLLNNPLSERCTAIFVSRLKHGHTIDIRTLGKKREERIRLYERERQAREESKDTDVPTEAEVRDTREQQAIMNAIQRVYMRKLSGSSLYKQRIQAMRRTLSIAAGRGEQRLRKHVTNVLKSEFEIKETEEA; from the exons ATGTCTAAAATTGTTGCATTTCAAACGCAGCGGAGTAAACCAAAGGAATGCAGGAAGTCAGAG TTTAACGACTGGGACCAGATTAAGAGATGCAGCGTGGACAGCATATACAAGAAAGTCCTCCACTTCCGAAGCGCCATCTACCCGGTAGTCCTCACCCGGTCGCGGACGAACACACCGGCGACCGTCCATCGGCGCCGGAAGCGCACCGAATCAATGATGGCGGCGGACGCGATGGACGGACGGTCCTCGGCGCTCAGCTCAAACAATGAAACACCGGACAAcgataattattttaaggaagATTTTGACTTCGACG GTGAGGAGCCGGAAGAACCACCTTTGTATCCGCACTTGGTGCACAAGCCAGGGACTCACTGCCAGGAAGTGTACATGAAGGCATGCAATCATCTGGAGATCTCACCCTCATCGGCCGTCTACCGCAGCCTCACCGGAGAACGCGTCTCCGCCCAGCGACAATGTCTAGGTCCGACAGGTGTGAAGGCAGTAGCCATCTCCTTAGCC GAAACGCTTACGGTGCAGGCGCTGGACCTGACGGAGAATGACATCGGAGTGGAGGGAGCCCGGTATGTGGGAGAACTCATTATAGAAAACAACTTCCTCAGATATCTG aaCCTATCGAACAACAACCTAGGGCAAGAAGGTATTGAAGTGCTTGCAGATGCGATTAAAACGGTCGACTCAATCGAGACGCTAATACTAGCAG GTAACTGTATACGTGGACAAAGGGCATTGTGTCTGAAACGAATTATCGAG GACACTCAGCACCTTAAGAAACTCGATCTTTCCAGTAACGACTTGGGCGATATGGGAGGAGCAATTGTTGGAGAGGCATTAG CCGGTAACGACACGTTGGAAGAGCTGGACCTAGGCTGGAACCAACTTCGGGATATCTCCAAGATTGCCGAGTCACTCGCA aAAAATGCCAGCCTACGACTGTTAATACTAAGCGGTAACGGGGTTCATCAGACCGGAAGTGCCGCCATAGCGCGGGCACTTGAGCGGAATGGTACGCTTGAAAGTCTGGACGTCTCACAAAACAGGTTGGACCGGGGCTGTCTGGAAACGCTCTTCGCTGGACTCAAGAAAAATACATCGCTGCGGAAACTTAGC ATTGGACACAACCCCATAAAGCAGAACGAGGCAAAACTGGTGCTGGACTTTTTGGTGGAGAATACAGCAAGCGGCTTGAATGCGGTCGACTTAGAG GGAGTTAGCGTCGACAATGGTTTTCTCGTGCTCCTTGGGCGTCTCCATGAGGACCGGAAGTTGGAAATTGTTCATGGCCACCTGCGAGGGGCGGAGATAGGCGTACCGGATGTGAATGAAGGAATGCTGCTGCAGGCTACTGACTTTTTTGTTTGGAAGGAGCTTGAGAATATAATAGGAATTGACCTCGAGGCATTTATTAACg GTGTTTCGTCCGATATCGGGAGAGCGCTGGACAGCCACCAGGTTGCCCTTTGTCTCCAG TTACTGAACAACCCTCTGAGTGAACGATGCACTGCAATATTCGTCAGCAGGCTCAAGCACGGCCATACCATTGACATCAG GACGCTAGGCAAGAAGCGAGAGGAACGCATCCGCTTGTATGAGCGAGAACGACAGGCTCGCGAGGAAAGCAAGGATACGGATGTGCCAACGGAAGCTGAAGTCAGAGACACTCGAGAACAACAAGCGATCATGAACGCCATTCAAAGAGTATATATGCGCAAGCTGTCCGGAAGCTCTCTCTACAAACAGAGGATCCAGGCAATGCGCAGGACCTTGTCAATAGCGGCCGGGAGGGGAGAGCAGCGCTTAAGAAAGCACGTGACAAATGTTCTCAAAAGTGAATTCGAGATAAAAGAGACGGAAGAAGCTTAA
- the LOC128226993 gene encoding uncharacterized protein LOC128226993 isoform X2 has protein sequence MSKIVAFQTQRSKPKECRKSEFNDWDQIKRCSVDSIYKKVLHFRSAIYPVVLTRSRTNTPATVHRRRKRTESMMAADAMDGRSSALSSNNETPDNDNYFKEDFDFDGEEPEEPPLYPHLVHKPGTHCQEVYMKACNHLEISPSSAVYRSLTGERVSAQRQCLGPTGVKAVAISLAETLTVQALDLTENDIGVEGARYVGELIIENNFLRYLDTQHLKKLDLSSNDLGDMGGAIVGEALAGNDTLEELDLGWNQLRDISKIAESLAKNASLRLLILSGNGVHQTGSAAIARALERNGTLESLDVSQNRLDRGCLETLFAGLKKNTSLRKLSIGHNPIKQNEAKLVLDFLVENTASGLNAVDLEGVSVDNGFLVLLGRLHEDRKLEIVHGHLRGAEIGVPDVNEGMLLQATDFFVWKELENIIGIDLEAFINGVSSDIGRALDSHQVALCLQLLNNPLSERCTAIFVSRLKHGHTIDIRTLGKKREERIRLYERERQAREESKDTDVPTEAEVRDTREQQAIMNAIQRVYMRKLSGSSLYKQRIQAMRRTLSIAAGRGEQRLRKHVTNVLKSEFEIKETEEA, from the exons ATGTCTAAAATTGTTGCATTTCAAACGCAGCGGAGTAAACCAAAGGAATGCAGGAAGTCAGAG TTTAACGACTGGGACCAGATTAAGAGATGCAGCGTGGACAGCATATACAAGAAAGTCCTCCACTTCCGAAGCGCCATCTACCCGGTAGTCCTCACCCGGTCGCGGACGAACACACCGGCGACCGTCCATCGGCGCCGGAAGCGCACCGAATCAATGATGGCGGCGGACGCGATGGACGGACGGTCCTCGGCGCTCAGCTCAAACAATGAAACACCGGACAAcgataattattttaaggaagATTTTGACTTCGACG GTGAGGAGCCGGAAGAACCACCTTTGTATCCGCACTTGGTGCACAAGCCAGGGACTCACTGCCAGGAAGTGTACATGAAGGCATGCAATCATCTGGAGATCTCACCCTCATCGGCCGTCTACCGCAGCCTCACCGGAGAACGCGTCTCCGCCCAGCGACAATGTCTAGGTCCGACAGGTGTGAAGGCAGTAGCCATCTCCTTAGCC GAAACGCTTACGGTGCAGGCGCTGGACCTGACGGAGAATGACATCGGAGTGGAGGGAGCCCGGTATGTGGGAGAACTCATTATAGAAAACAACTTCCTCAGATATCTG GACACTCAGCACCTTAAGAAACTCGATCTTTCCAGTAACGACTTGGGCGATATGGGAGGAGCAATTGTTGGAGAGGCATTAG CCGGTAACGACACGTTGGAAGAGCTGGACCTAGGCTGGAACCAACTTCGGGATATCTCCAAGATTGCCGAGTCACTCGCA aAAAATGCCAGCCTACGACTGTTAATACTAAGCGGTAACGGGGTTCATCAGACCGGAAGTGCCGCCATAGCGCGGGCACTTGAGCGGAATGGTACGCTTGAAAGTCTGGACGTCTCACAAAACAGGTTGGACCGGGGCTGTCTGGAAACGCTCTTCGCTGGACTCAAGAAAAATACATCGCTGCGGAAACTTAGC ATTGGACACAACCCCATAAAGCAGAACGAGGCAAAACTGGTGCTGGACTTTTTGGTGGAGAATACAGCAAGCGGCTTGAATGCGGTCGACTTAGAG GGAGTTAGCGTCGACAATGGTTTTCTCGTGCTCCTTGGGCGTCTCCATGAGGACCGGAAGTTGGAAATTGTTCATGGCCACCTGCGAGGGGCGGAGATAGGCGTACCGGATGTGAATGAAGGAATGCTGCTGCAGGCTACTGACTTTTTTGTTTGGAAGGAGCTTGAGAATATAATAGGAATTGACCTCGAGGCATTTATTAACg GTGTTTCGTCCGATATCGGGAGAGCGCTGGACAGCCACCAGGTTGCCCTTTGTCTCCAG TTACTGAACAACCCTCTGAGTGAACGATGCACTGCAATATTCGTCAGCAGGCTCAAGCACGGCCATACCATTGACATCAG GACGCTAGGCAAGAAGCGAGAGGAACGCATCCGCTTGTATGAGCGAGAACGACAGGCTCGCGAGGAAAGCAAGGATACGGATGTGCCAACGGAAGCTGAAGTCAGAGACACTCGAGAACAACAAGCGATCATGAACGCCATTCAAAGAGTATATATGCGCAAGCTGTCCGGAAGCTCTCTCTACAAACAGAGGATCCAGGCAATGCGCAGGACCTTGTCAATAGCGGCCGGGAGGGGAGAGCAGCGCTTAAGAAAGCACGTGACAAATGTTCTCAAAAGTGAATTCGAGATAAAAGAGACGGAAGAAGCTTAA
- the LOC128229045 gene encoding uncharacterized protein LOC128229045 — protein MHTWILAIVFLVTICAPLNYGSTTEEITTATTIRTDDISEATSGTTFFLPVSTVQHTCRTKLKPREEVETNTKPSITKSNAALLLLLGFGGFSILVAAAYKSLRKYVYHDEHNLDTVFDAGGRVSLSLTAVTVTSQLLWPADFLQSSTLSSRSGFGGTLWFSVGVIVDLLLFPVLSIFLKTRAPGAKTFPQIAYARFGNAGHVMFCILAMISSLIVCTSMLLAGKSALEVLTKDVNNEFIYLVLAFLFGSYCMIGGLGTTFYISYFNTALTFLSVTVFVLYTSYFPSEESKEYSSMEALYTAAICVEGPETNYEQSHATFRTESGLIYGVVLLFMATSTSFTDQANWQSRIAAKPSQGVLGYFMAAYLWFVIAPCLSVTATTIYFAMSLKNGTHLLSDNEIDNGYITPFVMNLLLGETGNYLLLTMLMMALMSTGSGEVMAISSIVVYDIYKTYINPFRKHLSPTSCVLCGKQKQLSESKMGGDFCTCSSSIGCKSCDVDITTRARVGVERIVYTCSVHGEYRRYEDGLMRYKSWCIILVVILLIPYGLIISETDVYVNWATLQLQVLTCPFLMPLFLTITWSKATSKGVISGGILGLSASISGMLIMGSTYEGGLSNFYVNTAQDYSLLTAMLAGLVVSGVVSVIVSLCTHTIRSEADAILEWAKTINIDNPIHPFRLIYEEDFAKAEVGDIITAKVMDKVFRKTKLYAGVLGSISLVIFVVILPAIALSSGVLSFDEFTAWIKGLQIYCFICTFVVVVLPPFEEGYQIWLQYQKNKRNETSSVCSTKQQDLNGESCKL, from the exons atgcatacGTGGATTTTGGCAATAGTTTTTCTCGTGACCATTTGTGCGCCATTGAACTATGGAAGTACAACGGAAGAAATCACCACTGCAACCACTATTAGAACTGACGATATTTCAGAGGCCACTTCCGGCACGACTTTCTTTCTTCCTGTTTCTACAGTGCAACACACGTGCAGGACAAAGTTAAAACCCCGTGAAGAAGTAGAAACCAA TACAAAACCATCCATTACGAAAAGCAATGCCGCTCTATTACTTTTGCTCGGATTTGGTGGATTTTCGATTTTGGTGGCTGCCGCGTACAAATCGCTCCGGAAGTACGTGTATCACGACGAGCACAATCTTGATACCGTGTTTGACGCCGGTGGGAGGGTGAGCCTCAGTCTCACAGCCGTCACTGTCACCTCACAGCTCCTCTGGCCGGCTGACTTTCTTCAGAGCTCTACACTATCCAGCAGG TCAGGCTTTGGAGGAACTCTTTGGTTTTCGGTTGGCGTTATTGTGGACCTTTTGCtttttccagttttgtctatttttttaaagacaagGGCTCCGGGTGCAAAGACCTTCCCACAG ATCGCTTATGCTCGATTTGGAAATGCTGGTCACGTTATGTTTTGCATTCTAGCCATGATCTCTAGCTTAATCGTTTGCACAAGCATGCTGCTGGCTGGGAAGAGTGCTCTTGAGGTTCTTACAAAGGATGTTAACAACGAGTTCATCTATCTTGTACTCGCCTTCTTATTCGGGTCATATTGTATGATTGGCGGACTCGGAACgactttttatatttcatattttaatacagcGTTGACCTTTCTATCAGTGACAGTGTTTGTCCTGTACACAAGCTACTTTCCCTCTGAGGAAAGCAAAGAATATTCGAGCATGGAGGCACTTTATACGGCAGCAATTTGTGTTGAAGGGCCTGAAACGAACTACGAGCAATCACACGCCACGTTTCGTACCGAATCCGGTTTGATTTATGGCGTTGTTCTACTATTTATGGCAACATCAACTAGTTTCACAGACCAGGCTAATTGGCAAAGTCGAATAGCTGCAAAACCGTCTCAAGGGGTGTTGGGATATTTTATGGCCGCATATTTGTGGTTCGTGATAGCCCCTTGTCTGTCTGTAACTGCCACAACCATATACTTTGCAATGAGTTTAAAAAACGGTACGCACCTGCTGTCAGATAATGAGATTGATAACG GATATATTACCCCGTTTGTGATGAATCTCCTGCTTGGTGAGACAGGCAACTATCTGCTGCTAACCATGTTGATGATGGCTCTCATGTCCACAGGGTCAGGGGAAGTAATGGCCATCTCGTCCATTGTCGTCTATGATATATACAAGACATACATTAACCCATTCAG GAAACATCTTTCACCTACGAGTTGTGTCTTGTgtggaaaacaaaaacaactttcgGAATCAAAAATGGGCGGAGACTTTTGCACTTGCTCTTCGTCGATTGGTTGCAAATCGTGTGACGTAGATATTACTACGCGTGCGCGTGTTGGAGTGGAAAGGATTGTATACACGTGCAGCGTTCACGGAGAATACAGACGATATGAAGATGGATTGATGCGTTACAAG AGTTGGTGTATCATTTTGGTAGTGATATTATTAATTCCCTATGGATTGATTATTTCGGAGACTGACGTGTATGTGAACTGGGCAACCCTTCAACTTCAAGTTCTGACATGCCCATTCCTTATGCCGTTGTTTCTCACAATTACTTGGTCAAAGGCGACATCAAAAGGCGTCATATCAG GTGGAATATTGGGCTTATCAGCATCGATTTCTGGAATGCTCATTATGGGATCGACATATGAAGGCGGACTCTCAAACTTCTATGTAAACACAGCCCAGGATTACAGTCTCCTAACGGCAATGTTGGCAGGGCTCGTTGTAAGCGGTGTAGTCTCTGTCATTGTTTCCCTGTGCACACATACTATTCGTTCAGAGGCCGATGCTATTCTTGAATGGGCGAAAACTATTAATATTGACAACCCCATACATCCATTCCGGCTTATTTATGAAGAAGATTTTGCCAAAGCTGAAGTTGGGGACATCATAACGGCAAAGGTGATGGACAAAGTATTCAGAAAGACCAAACTCTATGCTGGCGTGCTCGGAAGTATAAGTTTGGTTATATTTGTCGTCATTCTTCCGGCAATAGCTCTTAGCTCTGGTGTCCTTTCATTTGACGAATTTACAGCCTGGATAAAAGGGTTACAGATCTACTGCTTCATCTGTACGTTCGTAGTGGTTGTTCTTCCACCATTCGAAGAAGGCTATCAAATTTGGCTCCAGTACCAGAAGAACAAACGAAATGAAACGTCGTCAGTGTGCTCGACAAAACAACAAGACTTAAATGGTGAAAGTTGCAAACTGTAG